From Pseudomonas sp. G.S.17, the proteins below share one genomic window:
- a CDS encoding GNAT family N-acetyltransferase: MSIKWICKHHTDLGKEQLYAILKLRAEVFVVEQQCVYLDVDGLDLMGDTCHLMAWQEDKLVAYLRLLDPIQQGGDVTIGRVVTAPSIRSRGIGHELMEQALENAEKKWPDQPIYLSAQAHLQGYYSRYGFEPVGEVYLEDEIPHIGMRRDLE; this comes from the coding sequence ATGTCTATCAAATGGATCTGCAAACATCACACCGACCTCGGCAAAGAACAGCTGTACGCGATCCTGAAATTGCGCGCCGAGGTGTTCGTGGTCGAGCAGCAATGCGTGTATCTGGACGTAGACGGGCTGGACCTGATGGGCGATACCTGCCACTTGATGGCCTGGCAAGAGGACAAGCTGGTGGCGTATCTGCGCCTGCTCGACCCGATTCAGCAAGGCGGTGACGTGACCATCGGCCGGGTCGTGACCGCGCCTTCGATTCGTAGCCGGGGCATTGGTCATGAGTTGATGGAGCAAGCGCTGGAGAATGCCGAGAAGAAATGGCCCGATCAGCCGATCTATCTGTCCGCGCAAGCTCACCTGCAAGGCTATTACAGCCGCTACGGCTTCGAGCCGGTGGGCGAGGTGTATCTGGAAGATGAAATTCCGCACATCGGCATGCGTCGCGATCTGGAATGA
- a CDS encoding winged helix-turn-helix domain-containing protein, whose translation MDVSKTKSSFYRRLYVAYLIDSQLASSVPALIEATGMPRRTAQDTIAALADLDIQCEFEQQDGARNHAGHYRIRDWGAIDRDWITQHLGQIKAVLGYP comes from the coding sequence ATGGACGTCAGCAAGACCAAAAGCAGTTTCTACCGCAGGCTTTACGTGGCGTATCTGATCGACAGCCAGCTCGCGAGCAGCGTGCCAGCGTTGATCGAGGCCACCGGCATGCCGCGTCGCACCGCGCAGGACACCATTGCGGCGCTGGCCGATCTGGATATCCAGTGCGAGTTCGAGCAGCAGGACGGCGCGCGCAATCACGCCGGGCATTACCGGATTCGTGACTGGGGCGCCATTGACCGGGACTGGATCACCCAGCACCTGGGGCAGATCAAAGCCGTGCTTGGCTATCCCTGA
- the yccS gene encoding YccS family putative transporter — protein sequence MASKSLRHTFRRLWALDKFSYSVRVFIALTGSMALCWYQNEMGLLIPLFLGIIASALAETDDSWQGRLNALAVTLVCFSIAALAVELLFPYPILFVCSFALAAFCLTMLGALGERYSAIAYGTLILSVYTMIGVDQRGGEVLDFWHEPMLLVAGAAWYGLLSVLWQMLFSNQPVQQALARLFRELGQYLKLKSSLFEPIRQLDVEARRLELAQQNGRVVAALNATKEIILHRVGNGRPGSKVSRYLKLYFIAQDIHERASSSHYPYNSLAEAFFHSDVLFRCQRLLRQQGVACQALSESIQLRQPFVYDDSFAYAMEDLQASLEHLRIQSNPAWRGLLRSLRALAANLGTLDRLIKDASNPDAVADATDSSLLDRSPRNFKDAWNRLRLQLTPTSLLFRHALRLPLALTVGYGMVHLIHPSQGYWIILTTVFVCQPSYGATRRKLGQRIIGTAIGLTIGWALFDLITSPILQSMCAVLAGVVFFVNRTTRYTLSTAAITVMVLFCFNQVGDGYGLFLPRLFDTLLGSLIAGLAVFLFLPDWQGRRLNKVLANTLTCNSIYLRQIMQQYAHGKSDDLAYRLARRNAHNADAALSTTLANMLMEPGHFRKEADVGFRFLVLSHTLLSYLSGLGAHRETQLPSEVREHLIEGAGATLAASIDEIAQSLAEKKPVAIQSDAEEHLAAELEQMPDELDESQRLVQTQLALICRQLGPLRTLAAHLIKAPEEATSHAA from the coding sequence ATGGCATCGAAATCTCTTCGTCACACGTTCCGTCGTCTGTGGGCGCTGGATAAATTCAGTTACAGCGTTCGAGTCTTCATCGCGCTGACCGGCAGTATGGCGCTGTGCTGGTATCAGAATGAGATGGGCTTGTTGATCCCGTTGTTCCTGGGGATTATCGCCAGCGCGCTGGCCGAGACCGATGACAGCTGGCAAGGCCGCCTCAATGCGCTGGCCGTGACGCTGGTGTGTTTCAGCATCGCCGCACTGGCGGTGGAACTGCTGTTTCCCTACCCGATCCTGTTTGTCTGCTCGTTCGCCCTGGCGGCGTTTTGCCTGACCATGCTCGGTGCCTTGGGCGAACGCTACAGCGCGATCGCTTACGGCACGCTGATTTTGTCGGTGTACACCATGATCGGCGTCGATCAGCGCGGCGGCGAAGTGCTGGATTTCTGGCATGAGCCGATGCTGCTGGTGGCGGGCGCGGCCTGGTACGGGTTGTTGTCGGTGCTGTGGCAAATGCTGTTTTCCAACCAGCCGGTGCAACAGGCGCTGGCCCGCCTGTTTCGCGAGCTGGGGCAATACCTGAAGCTGAAGTCGAGCCTGTTCGAACCGATCCGCCAACTGGATGTCGAGGCCCGACGCCTTGAGCTGGCGCAGCAGAACGGCCGCGTGGTCGCAGCCCTGAATGCCACCAAGGAAATCATCCTGCATCGCGTCGGCAATGGCCGACCCGGTTCGAAAGTCAGTCGCTACCTGAAGCTGTATTTCATCGCTCAGGACATCCACGAGCGCGCCAGCTCGTCGCATTACCCGTACAACTCACTGGCCGAAGCGTTCTTCCACAGCGACGTGCTGTTCCGCTGTCAGCGCCTGCTGCGTCAACAAGGCGTGGCCTGTCAGGCGTTGTCCGAATCCATCCAGCTGCGTCAGCCGTTCGTGTACGACGACAGCTTCGCCTATGCCATGGAAGATTTGCAGGCCTCGCTGGAACACCTGCGTATCCAGAGCAATCCGGCCTGGCGCGGGCTGTTGCGCTCCTTGCGCGCCCTGGCCGCCAACCTCGGCACACTTGATCGCCTGATCAAGGACGCCAGCAATCCTGACGCCGTGGCCGATGCCACCGACAGTTCGCTGCTGGACCGCTCGCCGCGCAATTTCAAGGACGCCTGGAATCGCCTGCGTCTGCAACTGACACCAACTTCATTGCTGTTTCGTCACGCCTTGCGCCTGCCGCTGGCGTTGACGGTCGGCTACGGCATGGTTCACCTGATTCACCCGTCCCAGGGCTACTGGATCATCCTGACCACGGTTTTCGTCTGCCAGCCCAGTTACGGCGCGACCCGGCGCAAGCTCGGTCAGCGGATTATCGGCACCGCCATCGGCCTGACGATCGGCTGGGCGCTGTTCGATCTGATCACCAGCCCGATCCTGCAATCAATGTGCGCGGTGCTGGCCGGCGTGGTGTTCTTCGTCAACCGTACGACGCGCTACACCTTATCCACCGCCGCGATTACCGTGATGGTGCTGTTCTGTTTCAATCAGGTGGGCGACGGTTACGGGCTGTTCTTGCCGCGTCTGTTCGATACCTTGCTCGGCAGCCTGATCGCCGGGCTGGCGGTGTTCCTGTTCCTGCCGGACTGGCAAGGGCGACGCTTGAACAAGGTGCTGGCCAATACCCTTACGTGCAACAGCATTTATCTGCGCCAGATCATGCAGCAATACGCCCATGGCAAAAGCGACGATCTGGCTTATCGCCTCGCTCGCCGCAACGCCCACAATGCCGACGCGGCGCTGTCCACCACGCTGGCCAACATGCTCATGGAGCCGGGGCATTTCCGTAAGGAAGCGGATGTCGGCTTTCGCTTTCTGGTGCTTTCGCACACCTTGCTGAGTTATTTGTCAGGGCTGGGCGCGCATCGGGAGACTCAATTGCCAAGCGAAGTCCGCGAGCATCTGATCGAAGGTGCGGGGGCGACGCTGGCCGCAAGCATTGACGAAATCGCGCAAAGCCTGGCCGAGAAGAAACCGGTCGCGATTCAAAGTGACGCGGAAGAACACCTGGCGGCTGAACTGGAGCAGATGCCTGACGAACTGGACGAAAGCCAGCGTCTGGTACAAACCCAGCTGGCATTGATCTGTCGTCAATTGGGGCCATTGCGAACCCTGGCCGCGCACCTGATCAAAGCCCCGGAAGAAGCTACAAGCCATGCTGCCTGA
- the mdtD gene encoding multidrug transporter subunit MdtD, which translates to MPITAPLLDEKALRWLPWVVAIAFFMQSLDGTILNTALPSMARSLAEDPLRMQSVVIAYMLTIALLIPASGWIADRFGIKQIFFSAILLFSFGSLLCALSNSLTMLIGARVVQGLGGALMLPIGRLIVLRAYPRSELVRIMSFITLPGLLGPLMGPTMGGWMVEYLSWHWIFLINIPVGIVGCFAVKYLIPDLAGGGRTRFDGVGFALFGAAMVLITIALEGLGELHLPHLRVVLLLFGGFGCLAAYWLRAGHVDHPLFSPSLFRTRTFAVGILGNLFARLGSGALPFLMPLLLQVALGYSPSQAGMSMLPLAAAAMFAKSVARWLIERLGYRVILTGNTLMLGILLSSLALVGTETPYWMLLVHLGLLGAANSLQFTAMNTVTLIDLDDASAASGNSLLSVVAQLSLSFGVACAAALLGGFTDQVATGEVSSVLGAFQLTFLTVGVMAMFAAGIFLQLPSREVRPVVAP; encoded by the coding sequence ATGCCGATCACCGCCCCGCTTCTGGATGAAAAAGCCCTACGCTGGTTGCCTTGGGTAGTTGCCATTGCGTTCTTCATGCAGAGCCTGGACGGCACGATTCTCAACACCGCGCTGCCTTCAATGGCGCGCTCGCTGGCCGAAGATCCGCTGCGCATGCAGTCGGTGGTCATCGCCTACATGCTCACCATTGCCTTGCTGATCCCGGCTTCGGGCTGGATCGCCGACCGCTTTGGCATCAAGCAGATTTTCTTCAGTGCGATCCTGCTGTTCAGCTTCGGCTCGCTGCTGTGCGCGCTGTCCAATTCGCTGACCATGCTGATCGGGGCGCGTGTCGTGCAGGGCCTCGGCGGTGCGTTGATGCTGCCCATTGGGCGCTTGATCGTGCTGCGCGCTTATCCGCGCTCGGAGCTGGTGCGGATCATGAGTTTCATCACCCTGCCCGGCTTGCTCGGCCCGTTGATGGGTCCGACCATGGGCGGCTGGATGGTGGAATACCTGAGCTGGCACTGGATCTTCCTGATCAATATTCCGGTGGGCATCGTCGGCTGCTTCGCGGTCAAATACCTCATTCCCGACCTGGCTGGCGGCGGCCGCACGCGCTTTGACGGAGTGGGTTTCGCGCTGTTCGGCGCAGCGATGGTGCTGATCACCATTGCGCTGGAAGGCCTCGGCGAACTGCACCTGCCGCATCTGCGCGTGGTCTTGCTGCTGTTCGGCGGCTTCGGGTGCCTGGCCGCCTATTGGCTAAGGGCCGGGCATGTGGATCACCCGCTGTTTTCACCGTCGCTTTTTCGCACCCGGACTTTTGCCGTGGGTATTCTCGGCAATCTGTTCGCCCGCCTGGGCAGCGGCGCATTGCCGTTCTTGATGCCCCTGCTACTGCAAGTCGCATTGGGTTATTCGCCTTCCCAAGCGGGGATGAGCATGTTGCCGCTGGCGGCTGCAGCGATGTTCGCCAAGTCCGTGGCGCGCTGGCTGATCGAACGCCTGGGTTATCGCGTCATTCTCACCGGCAACACCTTGATGCTCGGCATTCTGCTGTCGAGCCTGGCCCTGGTCGGCACCGAAACGCCGTATTGGATGTTGCTGGTGCATCTAGGCTTGCTGGGCGCGGCGAACTCCCTGCAATTCACCGCCATGAACACCGTGACGCTGATCGACCTCGATGACGCCAGCGCTGCCAGCGGCAACAGTCTGTTGTCGGTGGTCGCGCAGCTGTCCCTGAGCTTTGGCGTGGCGTGCGCGGCGGCATTGCTCGGCGGCTTTACCGATCAGGTCGCGACGGGCGAAGTGAGCAGCGTGCTGGGCGCCTTCCAGCTGACCTTCCTGACGGTGGGCGTCATGGCGATGTTCGCGGCGGGGATTTTCCTGCAATTGCCGTCGCGTGAGGTGAGGCCGGTGGTTGCGCCCTAG
- a CDS encoding M48 family metallopeptidase, with translation MTASAPLKYLQAYPSALQEQVRQLIAQDKLGEYLQQRYPERHAIQSDKALYAYAQAIKQEHLRNAPNIDKVLFDNRLDLTHRALGLHSTISRIQGGKLKAKKEIRVAALFKDAAPEFLKMIVVHELAHFKESDHNKAFYQLCEHMQPGYHQLEFDLRIYLTWRDMQRGPL, from the coding sequence ATGACAGCTTCAGCTCCGCTCAAATACCTTCAGGCTTATCCGTCCGCTCTTCAGGAGCAGGTGCGGCAGCTGATTGCCCAGGACAAACTCGGCGAATATCTCCAGCAGCGCTATCCCGAACGCCATGCGATCCAGAGCGACAAGGCGCTTTACGCCTACGCTCAGGCAATCAAGCAGGAACATCTGCGCAACGCGCCGAACATCGACAAGGTGCTGTTCGACAATCGCCTGGACCTGACCCATCGCGCGTTGGGCCTGCATTCGACGATTTCCCGCATCCAGGGCGGCAAGCTCAAGGCCAAGAAGGAAATCCGCGTCGCCGCGCTGTTCAAGGACGCCGCGCCGGAGTTCCTGAAAATGATCGTCGTGCATGAACTGGCGCACTTCAAGGAATCGGATCACAACAAGGCGTTCTACCAGCTGTGCGAACACATGCAGCCGGGGTATCACCAGTTGGAGTTCGATCTGCGGATTTACCTGACGTGGCGGGATATGCAGCGCGGACCGTTGTAG
- a CDS encoding transporter substrate-binding domain-containing protein: MPCLLRAVGLLGCLLVAQASAGEKLRLVADIWPPFTDSTLLNGGLATDLVSTALKRAGYDTDYRQVPWARALNGVSEGRYDVLVNAWFNQERTKLGLFSAEYLLNRVRFVKRSRSSVEYRELYQLYGRPIAVVRGYTYSPEFDNDEMLEKVPVNDFSMAVRMVVAGRVDLAVEDEFVARFYLARESKAVRDSIEFLPKSLSENSLHIMVSLKNPHREEIVANFNREIAAMKADGSYDQLFRQHGL, translated from the coding sequence ATGCCGTGTTTGCTTCGAGCCGTGGGTTTGCTGGGATGTTTGCTGGTGGCGCAGGCCAGCGCAGGAGAAAAGCTTCGTCTGGTGGCCGATATCTGGCCGCCGTTCACGGACAGCACCTTGCTCAATGGCGGGCTGGCGACCGATCTGGTCAGTACGGCCCTCAAGCGCGCCGGGTATGACACCGATTACCGGCAGGTGCCGTGGGCCCGAGCGTTGAACGGTGTGAGCGAAGGACGCTACGACGTACTGGTCAACGCCTGGTTCAACCAGGAACGCACCAAACTGGGCTTGTTTTCCGCCGAGTATTTGCTCAACCGAGTGCGTTTCGTGAAACGCAGCCGGTCCAGCGTTGAGTATCGGGAGTTGTATCAGCTCTATGGACGGCCGATTGCCGTGGTGCGCGGTTACACCTATTCCCCGGAATTCGACAACGACGAGATGCTGGAAAAGGTCCCGGTCAACGACTTCTCCATGGCCGTACGCATGGTGGTTGCCGGACGTGTCGATCTGGCCGTGGAGGATGAATTCGTCGCCCGTTTCTACCTGGCCCGGGAGTCCAAGGCTGTTCGCGACTCCATTGAGTTCCTGCCCAAGTCATTGAGCGAGAACAGCCTGCACATTATGGTCAGCCTGAAAAACCCGCATCGGGAAGAGATCGTCGCCAACTTCAATCGCGAGATTGCCGCGATGAAAGCTGACGGCAGTTACGACCAGTTATTCAGGCAGCATGGCTTGTAG
- the dbpA gene encoding ATP-dependent RNA helicase DbpA produces MTNTAFNTLPLSAAMLANLESLGYAEMTPIQAQSLPVILKGMDLIAQAKTGSGKTAAFGIGLLNPINPRYFGCQALVLCPTRELADQVAKEIRRLARSEDNIKVLTLCGGVSFGPQIGSLEHGAHIIVGTPGRIQQHLRKGSLVLDGLNTLILDEADRMLDMGFYDSIADIIEQTPKKRQTLLFSATYPVGIKQLSSKFMRDPQTVKVEALHADSQIEQIFYEISPEDRLDAVVKVLGHFRPQSCVAFCFTKQQCQEVVDHLTAKGISAVGLHGDLEQRDRDQVLAMFANRSTSVLVATDVAARGLDIDALDMVLNVELARDSEMHIHRVGRTGRAGEKGIAVSLVAPSESQRARAIEEIQKASLRWDQLDNLKNAGGSQLIPTMSTLCIGSGRKDKLRPGDILGALTGDAGIPGAQVGKIAIFDFQAYVAVERGVAKQALERLNNGKIKGKSLRVRIL; encoded by the coding sequence GTGACTAACACCGCTTTCAATACTTTGCCCCTGTCCGCCGCCATGCTGGCTAACCTGGAGTCGCTTGGTTACGCCGAAATGACGCCGATTCAGGCGCAGAGCCTGCCGGTGATTCTCAAGGGCATGGACCTCATCGCCCAGGCTAAAACCGGTAGCGGCAAGACCGCTGCATTCGGCATCGGCCTGCTCAATCCGATCAACCCGCGCTATTTCGGTTGCCAGGCCCTTGTGCTGTGCCCGACCCGCGAGCTGGCTGACCAGGTGGCGAAAGAAATCCGTCGTCTGGCCCGCTCGGAAGACAACATCAAGGTTCTGACCCTGTGCGGCGGCGTGTCCTTCGGCCCGCAGATCGGCTCCCTGGAACACGGCGCGCACATCATCGTCGGCACGCCGGGTCGCATTCAGCAGCATTTGCGCAAAGGTTCGCTGGTGCTGGATGGCCTGAACACGCTGATCCTCGACGAAGCCGACCGCATGCTGGACATGGGTTTCTACGACTCCATCGCCGACATCATCGAGCAGACGCCGAAAAAGCGTCAGACCCTGCTGTTCTCGGCGACGTATCCGGTGGGCATCAAGCAGCTGTCGTCCAAGTTCATGCGCGATCCGCAGACCGTCAAGGTCGAAGCGCTGCACGCCGACAGCCAGATCGAGCAGATTTTCTACGAAATCTCCCCGGAAGATCGCCTCGACGCCGTGGTGAAAGTACTCGGTCACTTCCGTCCGCAGTCCTGCGTCGCGTTCTGCTTCACCAAGCAGCAATGCCAGGAAGTGGTCGATCACCTGACCGCCAAGGGCATTTCCGCCGTCGGCCTGCATGGCGACCTGGAACAGCGTGATCGCGATCAGGTCCTGGCAATGTTCGCCAACCGCAGCACTTCGGTTTTGGTCGCCACTGACGTTGCCGCTCGCGGCCTGGATATCGATGCGCTGGACATGGTGCTCAACGTTGAGCTGGCCCGTGATTCGGAAATGCACATTCACCGTGTCGGCCGTACCGGTCGTGCTGGCGAGAAAGGCATCGCGGTCAGCCTGGTCGCCCCCTCGGAAAGCCAGCGCGCCCGTGCCATCGAAGAAATCCAGAAAGCCTCGCTGCGCTGGGATCAACTGGACAACCTGAAAAACGCTGGCGGTTCGCAGCTGATTCCGACCATGAGCACCTTGTGCATCGGTTCCGGCCGCAAGGACAAACTGCGTCCCGGCGACATTCTCGGTGCGTTGACAGGTGATGCCGGTATCCCCGGCGCTCAGGTCGGCAAGATCGCGATCTTTGATTTCCAGGCGTACGTCGCAGTCGAGCGCGGCGTCGCCAAACAGGCGCTGGAGCGCTTGAACAACGGCAAGATCAAAGGCAAATCGTTGCGCGTGCGGATTTTGTAA
- a CDS encoding NAD(P)/FAD-dependent oxidoreductase produces MPVTDVVIIGAGAAGLMCALTAASRGRKVMLIDHANKPGKKILMSGGGRCNFTNMYTEPANFLSQNPHFCKSALARYTQWDFIALVAKHGVPYHEKKLGQLFCDNKSSDILELLLDECRQAGVSLHMDTSVQQIEKTETGYTLATTLGNLSCESLVIATGGLSIPTLGATGFGYQVGKQFGHALLPTRAGLVPFTITDQLKEICTELSGTSVDCLVSCNDTSFRENILFTHRGLSGPAILQISSFWNPGDAVEINLLPDHDVASWLNEQQAERPNSELKTLLGEIFTKKMANLIAEHWFVSKPMKQYTHAELADIAGKLASWQVVPAGTEGYRTAEVTLGGVDTREVSSKTMESLKSPGLYFIGEVLDVSGHLGGFNFQWAWASAYAAAQFV; encoded by the coding sequence GTGCCCGTTACTGACGTTGTGATTATTGGCGCTGGCGCCGCAGGTTTGATGTGCGCGCTGACCGCTGCCAGTCGCGGGCGCAAGGTGATGCTGATCGATCACGCCAACAAGCCCGGCAAGAAAATCCTCATGTCCGGCGGCGGGCGCTGCAATTTCACCAACATGTACACCGAACCGGCCAATTTCCTGTCGCAGAACCCGCACTTCTGCAAATCGGCCCTTGCGCGCTACACCCAGTGGGATTTCATCGCGCTGGTCGCCAAGCACGGCGTGCCGTATCACGAAAAAAAGCTCGGCCAGTTGTTCTGCGATAACAAATCCAGCGACATCCTCGAACTGCTGCTGGACGAATGCCGGCAAGCGGGCGTCAGCCTGCACATGGACACGTCCGTGCAGCAGATCGAAAAGACCGAGACCGGCTACACGCTGGCAACCACCCTCGGCAACCTGAGCTGCGAATCACTGGTAATCGCCACTGGCGGCCTGTCGATCCCGACGCTGGGCGCGACCGGATTCGGTTATCAGGTCGGCAAGCAGTTCGGCCACGCATTGCTGCCGACTCGCGCCGGCCTTGTGCCGTTCACCATCACCGATCAGCTCAAGGAAATCTGCACCGAGCTGTCCGGCACGTCGGTGGATTGTCTGGTCAGCTGCAACGACACGAGCTTTCGCGAGAACATCCTGTTCACCCATCGCGGCCTCAGCGGCCCGGCGATCCTGCAAATCTCGTCGTTCTGGAATCCCGGCGATGCCGTTGAGATCAACCTGCTGCCGGATCACGACGTCGCCAGCTGGCTCAACGAGCAACAAGCCGAGCGCCCCAACAGCGAGCTGAAAACCCTGCTGGGGGAAATCTTCACCAAGAAGATGGCCAACCTGATTGCCGAGCACTGGTTCGTCTCCAAGCCCATGAAGCAGTACACCCACGCCGAACTGGCGGATATCGCCGGCAAACTGGCGAGCTGGCAGGTCGTCCCGGCAGGCACTGAAGGCTATCGCACGGCGGAAGTGACGCTGGGCGGGGTCGATACCCGCGAAGTCTCCTCGAAAACCATGGAATCACTGAAGTCGCCGGGTTTGTACTTCATCGGCGAAGTACTGGACGTCAGCGGCCATCTGGGCGGTTTCAACTTCCAGTGGGCCTGGGCTTCAGCGTATGCGGCGGCGCAGTTTGTTTGA
- a CDS encoding TldD/PmbA family protein, with protein sequence MAHQQQFQALVESLKGALTHQEQFTLAYNAEESDFIRFNHAKVRQVGHVQQASVSFKLIDDERHANLRLTLSGEADIDQQRLSEALHQLRETLTLLPKDPYLKPNTEAWQTSNVQAQPLPDSAEVVEQIARLAQGLDLVGFYAAGPLYRGFASSWGALGWHEANSFNFDWSLFHDNGQAVKANYAGHDWSDAAFARRFEQAREQLEFLGRPLKTLAPGQYRAYLAPAAMDEIIGMLCWGGFSAQSLANKTSPLQRLYSGETHFSPLVNIDEQVSGSLSPAFSGEGYPRKDLALVASGQAREQMVDSASAAEYGLATNGADPGESPNALSMAGGSLELEQILEKIGTGLYIGNLWYLNYSDQAAARLTGMTRFATFWVEDGKIQAPVSTMRFDDSAYSLLGSALEDLTKERELILSTSTYSERQTASSQLPGALISRLTLTL encoded by the coding sequence ATGGCGCATCAACAGCAATTCCAGGCACTGGTCGAATCCCTCAAGGGCGCGCTCACGCATCAGGAGCAATTCACCCTCGCCTACAACGCCGAGGAATCGGATTTCATTCGGTTCAATCACGCCAAGGTGCGTCAGGTCGGCCATGTGCAGCAGGCCAGCGTGTCCTTCAAGCTGATCGACGACGAGCGTCACGCCAACTTGCGCCTGACGCTGTCGGGTGAGGCCGACATCGACCAGCAACGCCTGAGCGAAGCACTGCATCAACTGCGTGAAACCCTCACGTTGCTGCCCAAGGACCCGTACCTGAAACCCAATACCGAGGCCTGGCAAACCAGCAATGTCCAGGCGCAGCCGTTGCCCGACAGCGCTGAGGTGGTGGAGCAGATCGCTCGTCTGGCGCAAGGGCTGGATCTGGTGGGTTTCTATGCGGCAGGTCCGCTGTATCGCGGCTTCGCCAGTTCGTGGGGCGCGCTGGGCTGGCACGAAGCCAACAGTTTCAACTTTGACTGGAGTCTGTTTCACGACAACGGTCAGGCAGTGAAAGCCAATTATGCCGGGCACGACTGGAGCGACGCCGCGTTCGCCCGCCGTTTCGAACAGGCGCGCGAGCAACTGGAGTTTCTCGGTCGTCCGCTGAAAACCCTCGCGCCGGGCCAGTACCGCGCGTATCTGGCGCCGGCGGCCATGGACGAAATCATCGGCATGCTGTGCTGGGGCGGTTTTTCCGCGCAATCCCTGGCGAACAAGACCAGCCCGTTGCAGCGCCTGTACAGCGGCGAGACACACTTCAGCCCGCTAGTGAACATTGACGAGCAGGTCAGCGGTTCGCTGTCTCCGGCGTTTTCCGGCGAGGGTTATCCGCGCAAGGATCTGGCGTTGGTCGCCAGCGGGCAGGCCCGCGAGCAAATGGTGGATTCGGCCAGCGCCGCCGAGTACGGCCTGGCCACCAATGGCGCCGATCCGGGCGAATCGCCGAACGCCCTGAGCATGGCGGGCGGTTCGCTGGAGCTTGAGCAGATCCTGGAGAAAATCGGCACCGGCCTGTACATCGGCAATCTCTGGTACCTGAACTACTCCGATCAAGCCGCCGCGCGCCTGACCGGCATGACCCGTTTTGCGACGTTCTGGGTTGAAGACGGCAAAATCCAGGCGCCGGTCAGCACCATGCGTTTCGACGACAGCGCCTACAGCCTGCTGGGCAGCGCGCTGGAAGATTTGACCAAAGAGCGGGAACTGATTCTCTCGACAAGTACCTATAGTGAGCGCCAGACAGCGTCGAGTCAGCTGCCGGGGGCTTTAATCAGCCGGTTGACGTTGACGTTGTAA